One Methylobacterium sp. 77 DNA window includes the following coding sequences:
- a CDS encoding methyl-accepting chemotaxis protein produces the protein MTMTIKLRLVALLACIGLVLLATAGIANLALHWSHQSLKTTFEDRVIPLRQFIVIRDAYDDLTNVSRALRSGQIEPGQAKEKIERDLSNVTKEWSAYLATYLTQEEQIISKDLQGRIDGNGVIMAEILKRIAAGNGSDFETTHADLLKSLQATNANLTKLATLQVREVEAEYQRSETTSGWTRLTLLAALGLAALTIAYGIYTVIAQVARPLGNLVSVLQRMARGEIDAQIKEAARGDEIGAVGKAVEGIKAMVARKAAEEAEIKRGADEAAAAERKRTMIELADGFERAVGGIVGTVSSSATELQATAQQMTASANETAAQSSTVAAAAEEAATNVNTVAAAAEELGSSVQEIGRQVSGSAMLAQSAVGEADQTVHLVQALQTTSARIGDMVGMISTIASQTNLLALNATIEAARAGAAGRGFAVVASEVKALAAQTAKATEEISRQIGEVQGVTAQAVTAIGGISGRIREIDDMAASIAAAVEQQGAATQEIVRNVAQASTGTNEVTGNIAGVAQASEETGMAAGQVLSAASELSRQSEHLGAEVSRFLATVRAA, from the coding sequence ATGACAATGACCATCAAGCTTAGACTTGTAGCATTGCTGGCTTGTATCGGTCTCGTTCTCCTTGCAACCGCAGGCATCGCTAATCTTGCACTCCATTGGAGTCATCAAAGCCTCAAAACCACCTTCGAAGATCGTGTCATCCCTCTTCGGCAATTCATCGTCATCCGCGATGCCTATGACGACTTGACCAACGTCTCGCGCGCGCTGCGCAGCGGTCAGATCGAGCCGGGCCAGGCCAAGGAGAAGATCGAGCGCGACCTCTCGAACGTCACCAAGGAATGGTCGGCCTACCTGGCGACCTACCTGACACAGGAAGAGCAGATCATATCCAAGGACCTGCAGGGCCGGATCGACGGGAACGGCGTCATCATGGCCGAGATCCTCAAGCGCATCGCTGCCGGCAACGGTTCGGATTTCGAGACGACGCATGCGGACCTTCTGAAAAGTCTGCAGGCGACCAACGCGAACCTGACGAAACTGGCCACGCTGCAGGTGCGTGAGGTGGAGGCGGAATACCAGCGCTCCGAGACGACGTCCGGTTGGACCCGACTCACCTTGCTGGCTGCGCTCGGTCTCGCCGCGCTGACCATCGCCTACGGCATCTATACGGTCATCGCGCAGGTCGCCCGCCCGCTCGGCAACCTCGTCAGCGTTCTCCAGCGCATGGCCCGGGGCGAGATCGATGCGCAGATCAAGGAAGCCGCCCGCGGTGACGAGATCGGCGCCGTCGGAAAGGCCGTCGAGGGCATCAAGGCCATGGTCGCCCGCAAGGCCGCCGAGGAAGCCGAAATCAAGCGCGGGGCGGACGAGGCCGCGGCGGCCGAGCGCAAGCGCACGATGATCGAGTTAGCCGACGGCTTCGAGCGTGCCGTCGGCGGTATCGTCGGGACCGTGTCCTCATCGGCCACCGAACTCCAGGCCACCGCCCAGCAGATGACCGCCAGCGCCAACGAGACGGCGGCTCAGTCCTCCACCGTCGCTGCAGCCGCCGAGGAGGCCGCCACCAACGTCAACACCGTCGCGGCGGCCGCCGAGGAACTGGGCTCGTCGGTGCAGGAGATCGGTCGCCAGGTGTCCGGTTCGGCCATGCTGGCTCAATCGGCCGTGGGCGAGGCCGATCAGACCGTGCATCTGGTCCAGGCCCTGCAGACCACGTCGGCCCGCATCGGCGACATGGTGGGCATGATCTCGACGATCGCCAGCCAGACGAACCTGCTGGCGCTCAATGCCACGATCGAGGCGGCGCGCGCCGGCGCGGCGGGGCGGGGCTTCGCGGTGGTCGCGAGCGAGGTGAAGGCCCTCGCCGCCCAGACCGCCAAGGCGACCGAGGAGATCAGCCGCCAGATCGGCGAGGTGCAGGGCGTCACCGCTCAGGCCGTCACGGCGATCGGCGGCATCTCGGGACGGATCCGCGAGATCGACGACATGGCGGCCTCGATCGCCGCCGCGGTGGAACAACAGGGTGCGGCGACGCAGGAGATCGTCCGCAACGTCGCCCAGGCATCGACAGGCACCAATGAGGTGACCGGCAACATTGCCGGCGTGGCCCAGGCCTCGGAGGAAACCGGGATGGCGGCCGGCCAGGTCCTGTCCGCCGCCTCCGAACTGTCGCGCCAGTCCGAGCATCTCGGTGCGGAGGTCTCTCGCTTCCTCGCAACCGTCCGCGCCGCCTGA
- the panB gene encoding 3-methyl-2-oxobutanoate hydroxymethyltransferase: MSQVVQSRRIRAVDLAKRKAEGRKIIALTAYHAHTAGILDPHCDFILVGDSLGMVMHGMETTLPVTLEMMIVQAQAVIRGTSKALIVVDMPFGSYEASPQQAFMNAARVLKETGAGAIKMEGGARFAETVAFLVERGIPVMGHIGLTPQSVNTMGGFRVQGRGEDGERKLMQDAQAISDAGAFAIVMEGIVEPVARAIATAPSITTVTIGIGASTACDGQILVLEDMLGLSDRVPKFVKRFGSLRGQIEGAVEAYAEEVRAGRFPADEHTYQPV; this comes from the coding sequence ATGTCGCAAGTCGTGCAGTCACGCCGCATCCGCGCTGTGGACCTTGCCAAGCGGAAGGCCGAGGGGCGCAAGATCATCGCGCTGACGGCGTACCATGCCCACACCGCCGGTATCCTCGATCCGCATTGCGACTTCATCCTCGTGGGTGATTCCCTCGGCATGGTCATGCACGGGATGGAAACGACTCTGCCGGTGACGCTGGAGATGATGATCGTCCAGGCGCAGGCCGTGATCCGCGGCACCTCGAAGGCGCTCATCGTGGTCGACATGCCCTTCGGCTCTTACGAGGCGAGCCCGCAACAGGCCTTCATGAACGCTGCCCGCGTGCTGAAGGAGACCGGCGCCGGCGCGATCAAGATGGAAGGCGGCGCGCGCTTCGCCGAGACCGTGGCCTTTCTGGTGGAGCGGGGCATTCCCGTCATGGGCCATATCGGACTCACCCCGCAATCCGTGAATACGATGGGCGGCTTTCGCGTTCAGGGACGCGGCGAGGATGGCGAGCGTAAGCTGATGCAGGACGCCCAGGCGATCAGCGACGCGGGAGCGTTCGCGATCGTCATGGAAGGGATCGTGGAGCCGGTGGCCCGCGCCATCGCCACGGCGCCCTCGATCACCACGGTGACCATCGGCATCGGTGCTTCCACCGCCTGCGACGGTCAGATCCTGGTGCTCGAGGACATGCTCGGGCTGAGCGACAGGGTGCCGAAATTCGTCAAGCGCTTCGGCTCCCTGCGCGGGCAGATCGAGGGCGCCGTGGAGGCCTATGCCGAAGAGGTCCGCGCCGGCCGTTTCCCCGCGGACGAGCACACCTACCAGCCCGTCTGA
- a CDS encoding cytochrome c biogenesis protein CcdA, whose amino-acid sequence MNATLGLAFLAGLLTILSPCVLPLLPLVLGAAASEHRFGPVALAAGLALSFVALGLFVATIGFSLGLDGDVFRPVAAVLLVAVGTILILPALQIRLATAGGPLSDWAERRFGGFASTGLAGQFAVGLLLGAVWSPCVGPTLGAASLLAAQGKDLVQVAFTMLVFGLGAALPLLVLGLLSRQVLMAWRTRMIQAGKGLKALLGIVLVVTGFAILTGLDKRLETALVAASPDWLNALTTRF is encoded by the coding sequence ATGAATGCCACGCTCGGGCTCGCCTTCCTCGCCGGCCTGCTCACCATCCTGTCGCCGTGCGTTCTCCCCCTGCTTCCCCTCGTGCTCGGCGCAGCGGCCTCGGAGCATAGATTCGGCCCGGTCGCCCTCGCGGCAGGACTCGCTCTATCCTTTGTGGCGCTCGGCCTGTTCGTGGCGACGATCGGCTTCAGCCTCGGGCTCGATGGCGATGTCTTTCGCCCGGTCGCGGCCGTCCTGCTCGTCGCGGTCGGGACGATCCTCATCCTGCCCGCTCTCCAGATCCGCCTCGCCACCGCCGGCGGGCCGCTCAGCGATTGGGCGGAGCGGCGTTTCGGCGGCTTTGCCTCGACGGGCCTCGCGGGTCAGTTCGCCGTTGGCCTCCTCCTCGGCGCGGTGTGGAGCCCCTGTGTCGGACCGACCCTCGGCGCTGCCTCTCTGCTCGCCGCTCAGGGCAAGGACCTGGTGCAGGTGGCCTTCACCATGCTGGTCTTCGGCCTCGGTGCCGCCCTGCCCCTGCTCGTCCTAGGGCTGCTGTCGCGCCAGGTGCTGATGGCGTGGCGAACGCGGATGATCCAGGCGGGCAAGGGCCTGAAGGCTCTGCTCGGGATCGTCCTCGTGGTCACCGGATTCGCGATCCTGACCGGGCTCGATAAACGACTAGAGACGGCGCTCGTGGCTGCATCGCCCGATTGGCTGAACGCTTTGACGACCCGTTTCTAA
- a CDS encoding thioredoxin family protein produces the protein MISRRAILLTAALFATVMPRSASAAEPFDEAAFNAAQAAGRPIIVEVTAPWCPICKTQRPILKALSDQPRFKDLAIYEIDFDTQKALMRRFEARMQSTLIAFKGREEVGRSVGETQAEWIESLVEKGL, from the coding sequence ATGATCAGCCGTCGCGCCATCCTCCTCACGGCGGCCTTGTTCGCCACGGTCATGCCTCGCTCGGCATCCGCCGCCGAGCCTTTCGACGAGGCCGCCTTCAATGCGGCCCAGGCCGCCGGGCGACCGATCATCGTGGAAGTGACGGCGCCGTGGTGCCCGATTTGCAAGACGCAGCGGCCGATCCTGAAGGCGCTGTCCGATCAGCCGCGCTTCAAGGATCTCGCCATCTACGAAATCGACTTCGATACGCAGAAGGCCCTGATGCGCCGGTTCGAGGCGCGTATGCAGAGCACGCTGATCGCCTTCAAGGGACGCGAAGAAGTCGGTCGCTCGGTGGGAGAGACGCAGGCGGAATGGATCGAGTCGCTGGTGGAGAAAGGTCTCTAG
- a CDS encoding rhodanese-like domain-containing protein — protein MPIMIRIIGAAALALVSLSGAIAPVRAAGPADSPVNVPEPEGYWTGAPKGYTPKTLKGATVVDIDALDTLVAAEKPVMIDVALADQKPVGFPADRPWLPAHRSIPGSLWMPGAGAAPMDPARETQFLARVADLTGGDKSKPVVTFCHPECWGSWNAGKRLVQNGYSRVYWFAEGVEGWQDTHDTTILKVDPAWAAKPVGEAQR, from the coding sequence ATGCCGATCATGATCCGCATCATCGGAGCCGCCGCGCTCGCTCTCGTCTCCCTGTCGGGCGCCATCGCTCCCGTCCGGGCGGCGGGTCCCGCCGATTCACCGGTCAACGTGCCGGAGCCGGAAGGCTACTGGACCGGGGCGCCCAAGGGCTACACCCCGAAGACGCTGAAAGGCGCGACCGTGGTCGACATCGACGCTCTCGATACGCTCGTCGCCGCCGAGAAGCCGGTGATGATCGACGTGGCGCTGGCGGACCAGAAGCCGGTGGGGTTCCCCGCCGACAGGCCCTGGTTGCCAGCCCACCGCTCGATCCCGGGCAGCCTCTGGATGCCGGGCGCGGGCGCTGCGCCGATGGATCCCGCACGGGAGACGCAGTTTCTCGCCCGCGTCGCGGATCTGACCGGCGGCGACAAGTCGAAACCGGTAGTGACCTTCTGCCATCCCGAATGCTGGGGTAGCTGGAATGCTGGAAAGCGGCTCGTACAGAACGGCTATTCTCGAGTTTACTGGTTCGCCGAAGGGGTCGAAGGCTGGCAGGACACGCACGACACCACGATCCTGAAAGTCGATCCCGCCTGGGCCGCCAAGCCTGTCGGCGAGGCGCAGCGATAA
- a CDS encoding quinoprotein dehydrogenase-associated SoxYZ-like carrier, giving the protein MIMYASMKNSATKRSVTAALCLSAAMLMGGPVLAAGASDTDTERLERWQEISKSIFGDRKVEPTDALIKVDAPPRALDAALVPITLTMPEKDKIAAVHLIIDDNPSPYAAHITFGPAADPSEVKLRVRINNYTNVHAVAETKDGKLYEAVKFVKASGGCSAPMGMSDEEALKGAGDMKMKFAEGGTGKPVEATLMVRHPNFSGMQMNQVTRDYTPARYINKLDVSSNGKLVFSMNGDISIASNPVINFGLAPDAKGPIKVVAMDNQQGRWEHSFNTPSPSN; this is encoded by the coding sequence ATGATCATGTACGCATCGATGAAGAATTCCGCGACCAAGCGATCCGTCACAGCGGCCCTGTGCCTGTCCGCCGCCATGCTGATGGGCGGTCCCGTCCTCGCCGCGGGCGCGAGCGACACCGATACGGAGCGGCTCGAGCGCTGGCAGGAAATCTCCAAGTCGATCTTCGGCGATCGCAAGGTTGAGCCGACCGACGCGCTGATCAAGGTCGACGCCCCGCCGCGCGCCCTCGACGCGGCCCTGGTGCCGATCACCCTGACGATGCCGGAGAAGGACAAGATCGCCGCCGTGCATCTCATCATCGACGACAACCCGTCGCCCTATGCCGCGCACATCACCTTCGGCCCCGCCGCCGACCCGAGCGAGGTCAAGCTACGGGTGCGGATCAACAATTACACCAACGTCCATGCCGTTGCCGAGACCAAGGACGGCAAGCTCTACGAGGCCGTCAAGTTCGTGAAGGCCTCCGGCGGCTGTTCGGCGCCGATGGGCATGAGTGACGAGGAAGCGCTGAAGGGCGCCGGCGACATGAAGATGAAGTTCGCCGAAGGCGGCACCGGCAAGCCGGTCGAGGCGACGCTGATGGTCCGACATCCGAACTTCAGCGGCATGCAGATGAACCAGGTCACGCGCGACTACACGCCGGCCCGCTACATCAACAAGCTCGACGTCTCTTCGAACGGCAAGCTCGTCTTCTCGATGAACGGCGACATCTCCATCGCCTCCAACCCGGTGATCAACTTCGGCCTCGCTCCCGACGCCAAGGGTCCGATCAAGGTCGTCGCCATGGACAACCAGCAGGGCCGTTGGGAGCACAGCTTCAACACTCCGAGCCCGAGCAACTGA
- a CDS encoding quinoprotein relay system zinc metallohydrolase 2 yields MTAYSSYSLTTRRGALFGGLCLCCLPTLGRAAGSFTMDEVGPGIFMRRGIDAEATPENGDAIANIGFIVGESSVLVTESGGSLADGQWLRAEIRKRTAKPISHVVLTHVHPDHCFGAEAFAQDKPVFIGHRTLRSALDSRGDFYRTRLVDILGADQAGSVVYPTMEVADTAEIDLGGRNLRFTAHGTAHTNCDLSMVDTKTGILFPADLLFVARIPSLDGSLLGWLKEVEKLEAMGASKAVPGHGPTLVDAAPAFADLTRYLTTLRDETRKAIAADQPIDKAIDSIGQAEREKWVLFDTYNGRNVTQAYKELEWE; encoded by the coding sequence ATGACGGCCTACTCCTCCTACAGCTTGACCACACGTCGCGGCGCCCTGTTCGGCGGGCTCTGCCTATGCTGCCTGCCGACGCTTGGCCGGGCGGCCGGGTCGTTTACCATGGACGAGGTCGGGCCGGGCATCTTCATGCGGCGCGGCATCGACGCCGAGGCGACGCCCGAGAACGGCGACGCCATCGCCAATATCGGCTTCATCGTGGGCGAGTCGTCGGTCCTCGTGACGGAGTCGGGCGGGAGCCTCGCCGATGGGCAATGGCTCCGTGCGGAGATCAGGAAGCGTACGGCCAAGCCGATCAGCCACGTCGTTCTCACGCATGTCCATCCCGATCATTGTTTTGGCGCGGAAGCCTTCGCGCAGGACAAGCCGGTCTTCATCGGTCATCGCACCCTCCGCTCGGCCCTCGATTCCCGTGGGGATTTCTACAGGACGCGTCTCGTCGACATCCTGGGCGCCGATCAGGCCGGCTCCGTGGTCTATCCGACGATGGAGGTGGCCGACACGGCCGAGATCGACCTCGGCGGGCGGAACTTGCGCTTCACCGCGCATGGTACCGCCCACACCAATTGCGACCTCTCCATGGTCGATACCAAAACGGGCATCCTGTTCCCGGCGGACCTCCTGTTCGTCGCGCGAATCCCGTCCCTCGACGGCAGCCTCCTCGGTTGGCTGAAGGAGGTCGAAAAGCTGGAGGCAATGGGAGCGTCGAAAGCCGTTCCGGGTCACGGGCCGACCCTGGTCGATGCCGCGCCCGCTTTCGCGGATCTGACGCGTTACCTCACGACCTTGCGCGACGAAACCCGCAAGGCGATCGCCGCCGATCAGCCCATCGACAAGGCGATCGACAGCATCGGTCAGGCCGAGCGCGAGAAATGGGTTTTGTTCGACACCTATAACGGCCGCAACGTCACGCAAGCTTACAAGGAGCTTGAGTGGGAATGA
- a CDS encoding TetR/AcrR family transcriptional regulator: MRDTRAELLAQAEVLVRGRGYSGFSYGDLAEAVNIRKASIHHHFRTKTDLAIALVEAYDARYDAALASVFATQADAVSRIEAYGRYYLSGVEDGLGCLCAVLAIELDTLPEALRADIARFFDKHIAWLERVLAEGRTDGSLRADLDPAATSRMVVATLEGALMLERLLAGSSGFRSTLGALCESLKPVRIG; the protein is encoded by the coding sequence ATGAGAGATACCCGAGCGGAATTACTGGCCCAGGCTGAGGTCCTGGTGCGCGGCCGGGGCTATTCGGGCTTCAGCTACGGAGACCTCGCCGAGGCGGTGAACATCCGCAAGGCGAGCATCCATCATCATTTCCGCACGAAGACCGACCTCGCCATCGCCCTGGTGGAAGCCTACGACGCCCGTTACGACGCGGCCCTTGCTTCCGTCTTCGCGACGCAAGCCGACGCGGTCTCGCGGATCGAGGCCTATGGCCGGTATTATCTCTCCGGCGTCGAGGATGGGCTCGGCTGCCTCTGCGCCGTGCTCGCCATTGAGCTGGATACGCTGCCGGAGGCGTTGCGCGCGGACATCGCCCGCTTCTTCGACAAGCACATCGCCTGGCTGGAGCGTGTCCTGGCCGAGGGCCGCACCGATGGGAGCCTTCGCGCCGATCTCGACCCGGCCGCCACGTCGCGCATGGTGGTGGCGACTCTGGAAGGCGCGCTCATGCTGGAGCGGTTGCTCGCCGGATCGTCTGGCTTCCGCAGCACCCTCGGGGCGCTCTGCGAAAGCCTCAAGCCGGTTCGGATCGGTTGA
- a CDS encoding GTP-binding protein, giving the protein MSDSPNAASSKIPVTVLTGYLGAGKTTLLNRILTENHGKRYAVIVNEFGEIGIDNDLVIGADEEVFEMNNGCVCCTVRGDLIRIMDGLVKRRGKFDAIIVETTGLADPAPVAQTFFIDEDVGGAARLDAVVTVADAKWLADRLKDAPEAKNQIAFADVILLNKADLVEPADLDRVEGLIRSINPYAKVHRTSRCDVALDQVLDRNAFDLSRILDIEPDFLEEGHHHHHDDDMQSVSAKIDGPVDPEKFMPWISTLTQVQGPDILRCKGIVAFPDEPQRFVFQGVHQILDGDLQGPWKDDEKRVSRVVFIGRKLDPQAIREGFYDCKVA; this is encoded by the coding sequence ATGTCCGACAGCCCGAACGCCGCCTCCTCGAAGATTCCCGTGACCGTGCTCACGGGCTATCTCGGAGCCGGCAAGACCACGCTTCTCAACCGCATCCTCACCGAGAATCACGGCAAGCGCTACGCCGTCATCGTCAACGAGTTCGGCGAGATCGGCATCGACAACGACCTCGTCATCGGTGCCGACGAGGAAGTGTTCGAGATGAACAACGGCTGCGTCTGCTGCACCGTGCGCGGCGATCTCATCCGCATCATGGACGGCTTGGTGAAGCGGCGCGGCAAGTTCGACGCGATCATCGTCGAGACCACCGGCCTCGCCGACCCGGCCCCGGTGGCCCAGACCTTCTTCATCGACGAAGATGTGGGCGGCGCGGCCCGCCTGGACGCCGTGGTGACGGTGGCGGACGCCAAATGGCTGGCCGACCGGCTCAAGGACGCGCCGGAGGCCAAGAACCAGATCGCCTTCGCCGATGTGATCCTGCTCAACAAGGCGGATCTCGTGGAGCCGGCGGACCTCGACCGCGTCGAGGGACTGATCCGTTCGATCAACCCGTACGCCAAGGTCCACCGCACCAGCCGCTGCGACGTCGCCCTCGATCAGGTGCTCGACCGCAACGCCTTCGACCTCTCCCGGATCCTCGATATCGAGCCCGACTTCCTGGAAGAAGGCCATCACCACCATCACGACGACGACATGCAGTCTGTCTCGGCGAAGATCGACGGACCGGTTGACCCGGAGAAGTTCATGCCTTGGATTTCGACCCTGACGCAGGTTCAGGGGCCGGACATCCTGCGGTGCAAGGGCATCGTCGCCTTCCCCGACGAGCCCCAGCGCTTCGTCTTCCAGGGCGTCCACCAGATCCTCGACGGTGACTTACAGGGACCTTGGAAGGACGATGAAAAGCGCGTCTCGCGGGTGGTCTTCATCGGTCGCAAGCTCGATCCGCAGGCGATCCGCGAGGGCTTCTACGACTGCAAGGTGGCCTGA